The sequence TAAAGAACGTACGATACGGTTTACTGCGTTTGATTTTGAGCCTGATCGGGTTAAGCTTTTGGTTAATTTCCCGCAACAGTTTATTGCTGGGAGTGGACCGTTCTTAAGTGGTCTTGATTTTCCAGATAGCCAAATAGCTGAGATTGCTGAGAAGAATTTGGTTCCAGCTGGGTGCCTAATCATAATGGACTATGAAAACTTACTGGGAACGATTTATCCAGATGAGGTACCTGTTTTTCAGCAATGGGTCTTGCGAGTTTTTCATTAATTATTACGACAAGTTTTATCTATATGGTCGTTGTTTAGAAAGGTTATAAAATGTATCCTGCATTGATCACCCTTGGGATTGTGTTGTGTGTAAATCTCATCAAAGGTCTTATTCGTGTACTAGGAAAAACGGACAAAGATCCGAGTGACGAACGCGTATTTTCTCAAGCAAAGATACTCGTGCCTATCGGCGGGTTGGGGTGTCTTTTGATGGGTCTTATTATTTTTGTAGGTTTGCAGTCTATGTATGTGGGAGAGCCAGTAGATCCTGCTATGGTGCCTGCGTGTTCAGTTGGTTTCGCGATTAGTTTTATTTTGTTGTCTTATGGCTTGTGGTATCGAGCAGGAATTGACCGGGATAAGATCTGGTCGAAATTTGGAAAAATCTATTCCCGCGAGATCCGCTTTAGTGACGTGACCCGCCTTGATAAAGGCATCCTGTTATACAAGCTGTATGTGGGTAAGAAAAAAGTGAATATTGATCTGAATTCCTCAAAGGTCACATTGATTCATTTACGTCTGTTAGAAGAACTCCAACACCGCAGATTTGATTTGCCAAAATTCACTATTGACGATCCAGGATGGGAAGAAGCTGCCGGCTATTGGCGTAAATGGTTATCCCAAAGGCTCTACCATAATCATCAAATGTTTTACGATAACAACCCTGAAGCCCTCGCGTATTTAAACTCGTTAACCGAAACTCCCACCCATTACGACAACTAATTCATACAAAACTCTGCATGGTTACAAAACTTCTAATTTGATAACGGAAAGCGCTTCTTGATTACACGATTTGCATAGTTGAGTAATCAAGAAGCGCTTTCTTTTAAGGAAACTGCTTCTAATAATGATGCTACTTAGCGTAGCAATCAGTTTACAGCAGGTCAGGAACCTACTCTTACTGACCACCGCCAGCAGTGAAGATATTCGTGGAAATCTGCTGAAGATTGTTGCGCAGTTGCTCTAATTCTTGCTTTGCCTTCTCTAATGCTTGACGGGTCGCAGGCCAAGTCTCACCGCGGAACCTTTCGGCAAGTGGACCATCCCAAACGTTAGGATCTGAAAGGGTCTGACCCTGGTGATCCAATGCTTGGATCTGATCAGTTAAACCACCGTTAATGATCGATTGCATTTGATTAATTGCAGACTTTGCTTCTTCAGTTGATAGTACGCGAGACATGCAGTAGCTCCTTGAAATAGATAAGAACCCGCACTGATGCACAGGCCCATATAAACATAAATAGGTCAATAATGAATTTAACACGGATAGATCCGATCTGCCTATATTTGGAAGGTGTTTAATGGTAAAATGCGCTCTGGTTATAGTTTGTAAAATGCTACTGTGCGGAGATGGTTATGGGGAAAATACGGCAACTCAAAAGTAAATATGTGGTGATGATATTGTCTATATGTCTGGCTTCGTTGGTGGTGGTCTGCGCTCCTCCTAGCTATGCTCAAAAGCCAACAGATGAATTGTCAGGTATAAATGTGACCATTGCAGAAGACGGAACAGTCACTGGGATCGAAAAATCAACGGGGAAGATATTTACCCCAAACGATGATGTGTCCAGTCTGCCATTCCGGATAGTTGTTACCTACTCTCGAGATGGAAAAGTTTCATCGGATCCGCGCATCATCAATGGGTATTCCGGGCCTGTGCGCATGGATGTAGCAGTTTACAACACTACCGGGAAAACTGAAACAATCAGTGCAGACATTGACGGTAAGGAAGTCGCTCGTCGGGCAGTAATCTCAA is a genomic window of Arcanobacterium phocae containing:
- a CDS encoding pyrophosphorylase, with product MSRVLSTEEAKSAINQMQSIINGGLTDQIQALDHQGQTLSDPNVWDGPLAERFRGETWPATRQALEKAKQELEQLRNNLQQISTNIFTAGGGQ